Proteins co-encoded in one Pseudomonas fluorescens genomic window:
- a CDS encoding Hsp20 family protein yields the protein MSTAFSLAPLFRSSVGFDRFNDLFETALRNEPGSTYPPYNVEKHGDDQYRIVVAAAGFQEEDLELQVEKGVLTISGGKRDANEGVTFLHQGIAQRAFKLSFRLADHIEIKAAGLSNGLLSIDLLRVIPEEAKAKRIPINGTEKPALQH from the coding sequence ATGAGTACTGCATTTTCCCTCGCTCCACTGTTCCGTTCCTCGGTTGGTTTCGACCGTTTCAACGACCTGTTTGAAACCGCCCTGCGCAACGAGCCAGGCAGCACCTATCCGCCTTACAACGTGGAAAAACACGGTGACGACCAATACCGCATCGTCGTGGCGGCGGCCGGTTTCCAGGAAGAAGACCTGGAGCTGCAAGTCGAGAAAGGCGTGCTGACCATCAGTGGCGGCAAGCGTGATGCCAACGAAGGCGTCACGTTCCTGCACCAGGGCATCGCCCAGCGTGCATTCAAGCTGTCCTTCCGCCTGGCCGATCACATCGAGATCAAGGCCGCCGGCCTGAGCAACGGCCTGCTGAGCATCGATCTGCTGCGTGTGATCCCGGAAGAAGCGAAAGCCAAGCGCATCCCGATCAACGGGACGGAGAAGCCGGCGCTGCAACACTGA
- a CDS encoding HlyD family secretion protein, whose amino-acid sequence MPAQLKRRLFIFLLLVLLIAGGFFAHWFFKGRFYESTDNAYVQGEITRVSSQLSARIDEVLVQDNQHVEKGQLLVRLEGDDFRLAVDRANAALATREAERLQAQSKLTQQASLIAASEAQVATTQATLGRSQIDLSRAEALRKPGFVSEERVTTLSADAHIARSQVAKAQADAQSQRQQVSALSAEIKRLDAQIANARADLAQAELNLTRSEIHAPISGLVGQRAARNGQIVQAGAYLLSIVPDEDIWVQANFKETQIGHMQPGQKAELIFDAYGDTPIEARVDSLFAASGAQFSLLPPDNATGNFTKVVQRIPVKLTFKADNPLHGKIRPGMSVTATVNIKDAPDNGR is encoded by the coding sequence ATGCCTGCCCAACTCAAGCGTCGCCTGTTCATTTTCCTGCTGCTCGTCCTGCTGATTGCCGGGGGCTTTTTCGCTCATTGGTTTTTCAAGGGACGCTTTTATGAAAGCACCGACAACGCCTATGTCCAGGGTGAAATCACCCGCGTGTCGAGTCAGTTGAGCGCACGCATCGACGAAGTCCTGGTGCAGGACAACCAGCACGTGGAAAAAGGCCAGTTGCTGGTGCGTCTCGAAGGCGACGACTTCCGCCTCGCCGTCGATCGCGCCAACGCCGCCCTCGCCACCCGTGAAGCCGAGCGCCTGCAAGCCCAGAGCAAACTGACCCAACAGGCCAGCCTGATCGCCGCCAGCGAAGCGCAAGTGGCAACCACGCAAGCGACACTGGGCCGCTCGCAGATCGATCTGTCCCGCGCAGAAGCACTGCGCAAACCCGGTTTCGTTTCCGAGGAACGGGTCACCACCCTCTCCGCCGACGCCCACATCGCCCGCTCGCAAGTGGCCAAGGCCCAGGCCGATGCGCAGAGCCAGCGCCAGCAGGTCAGCGCACTGAGCGCCGAAATCAAACGCCTCGATGCGCAGATCGCCAATGCCCGCGCCGACCTCGCCCAGGCCGAGCTGAACCTGACCCGCAGCGAAATCCACGCACCGATCAGCGGCCTGGTCGGCCAGCGCGCCGCACGCAATGGGCAGATTGTTCAGGCCGGCGCGTATCTGCTGTCGATCGTTCCGGACGAAGACATCTGGGTGCAGGCCAACTTCAAGGAAACCCAGATCGGCCACATGCAACCGGGGCAGAAGGCCGAGCTGATCTTCGATGCCTACGGCGATACGCCGATCGAAGCACGGGTCGACAGTCTGTTCGCAGCTTCCGGTGCGCAGTTCAGCCTGTTGCCGCCGGACAACGCCACCGGCAACTTCACCAAGGTCGTGCAGCGGATTCCGGTCAAGCTGACCTTCAAGGCCGATAACCCGCTGCACGGCAAAATCCGTCCGGGCATGTCGGTCACCGCCACCGTGAATATCAAAGACGCCCCGGATAATGGCCGGTGA
- a CDS encoding DUF805 domain-containing protein: MSCWIRLGIEPTKDNEAIRGAYRARLPQHHPETDPEGFQALREAYEIALRFAREDEADADAPADNELSASDQLLSDFDALLNDPARRFTPAAWQAFNLELDQVPLEVLDEVCWPLLRELLDAGPISHVCARLLAQRMGWASRVLDLDFENARHVDEFLQRIEASDPFDTSRMSEWPAVAQLETLWYLRTLNHLYRNASLDDYRFFANLHTCVPLPADDDLLQRLAIEFSQAGIASKSLLDVINERHRLAPQDVDWLYLLACQRSALGMEELALQAWVQLWREHQHPKAADWLLALCARHQPQRLPLLIQAFDRLENFRDWSDDLSDVTQEYGSPSQRPETLGRWFRARQLELDDIAGAFVEWRISGDELPLLASLIVASDDPPLQTLYQHAWALHRGDVPLLQRIMKAPQASDILDQLVLEGFKYQADQQICWLTQAPIPLALKAFLASNSAQPELESVLKTGEPLALCLLWMRRLRAYDARSLARLDEAFGLGKQDTLLDGLKLQAQLAGQGMLLPALDGCCDVWEWHRQALYLLATLDQPVRWLGAQSAHCVDSMNVVREHPLARLQPLLCRLNREQGSASGLLGWLQAADPVHAMLARQLLSAQEALDSARLLGNDRLFECMRSDIRAFDDDLLGRMLLGGVLYHDPLLDAQQRKYLLDRITEVVNPQDWFDGFRHGLIKGEPPHPPSAPLEEEGISSDAFGLAVDALKGLVRYGSAGVPRQKMLLRMQRAKDNPENGLGLRFAFSALLSWSERLLQAKSDTRPTPASAFWRLGSRLGRGAFIWQVIGAVLITPLAALLSGTPVAGIVVMLLGAAFLLGAILRRLHDMGRGIPTLLIIAVLSPVLPFLPLILFGFPGDTLPNRYGMPPDSVGDDTLPGGLQATLRRLIG, translated from the coding sequence ATGAGCTGCTGGATTCGCTTGGGTATCGAGCCCACCAAAGACAATGAAGCCATTCGTGGCGCCTATCGCGCGCGTTTGCCTCAGCACCATCCTGAAACCGATCCGGAAGGTTTCCAGGCCTTGCGCGAAGCTTATGAAATCGCCTTGCGCTTTGCCCGTGAAGACGAGGCCGATGCCGATGCGCCAGCCGACAACGAGTTGAGTGCCAGCGATCAGTTGTTGAGTGACTTCGATGCGTTGCTCAATGATCCTGCGCGTCGATTCACTCCGGCGGCGTGGCAGGCCTTCAATCTTGAGCTTGATCAAGTGCCGCTGGAAGTATTGGATGAGGTCTGCTGGCCTTTGCTGCGCGAGTTGCTCGACGCAGGTCCCATTTCCCACGTCTGCGCACGCTTGCTCGCCCAGCGCATGGGATGGGCAAGCCGGGTACTCGATCTTGATTTCGAAAATGCCCGGCATGTCGATGAGTTCTTGCAGCGTATTGAGGCGTCGGACCCGTTCGATACGTCGCGGATGAGCGAATGGCCGGCCGTCGCGCAACTGGAAACGCTCTGGTATTTGCGCACGCTGAATCATCTCTACCGTAATGCGTCACTGGATGATTACCGCTTTTTCGCCAACCTTCACACCTGTGTGCCGCTACCGGCGGACGACGACCTGTTGCAGCGTCTGGCCATTGAGTTCAGTCAGGCCGGCATCGCCAGCAAAAGTCTTCTCGACGTTATCAACGAACGGCATCGGCTTGCGCCGCAGGATGTCGACTGGCTCTATCTGCTGGCGTGCCAGCGCAGCGCCTTGGGAATGGAAGAGTTGGCGCTTCAGGCCTGGGTACAGCTCTGGAGAGAACATCAGCACCCAAAGGCCGCCGACTGGCTGTTGGCACTGTGTGCCCGTCATCAACCCCAGCGTTTGCCGCTGTTGATTCAGGCGTTTGATCGTCTCGAGAATTTCCGTGACTGGTCCGATGACCTGAGTGATGTCACCCAGGAATATGGCAGCCCATCGCAACGCCCGGAAACACTGGGTCGCTGGTTTCGCGCCCGACAGCTTGAGTTGGATGACATTGCCGGTGCCTTCGTCGAATGGCGTATCAGTGGTGATGAATTGCCGTTGCTGGCATCGCTCATCGTCGCCAGCGATGATCCGCCATTACAGACGCTGTACCAGCACGCCTGGGCGCTGCACCGGGGTGATGTGCCCTTGCTGCAACGAATCATGAAGGCGCCGCAGGCTTCGGACATCCTTGATCAACTGGTGCTGGAGGGTTTCAAGTATCAGGCCGATCAGCAAATCTGTTGGTTGACTCAGGCGCCGATTCCGCTGGCACTGAAAGCATTTCTGGCCAGCAACTCGGCGCAACCTGAACTTGAGTCGGTGTTGAAAACGGGCGAACCGCTGGCGCTTTGTCTGCTGTGGATGCGTCGCTTGCGAGCCTACGACGCCCGTTCGTTGGCCCGACTGGATGAGGCATTCGGCCTCGGCAAGCAAGACACGCTGCTCGACGGACTGAAGTTGCAGGCACAACTCGCCGGACAAGGCATGTTGCTTCCCGCCCTCGATGGTTGTTGCGATGTGTGGGAATGGCATCGTCAGGCCCTGTATCTGCTGGCGACGCTCGACCAGCCGGTGCGCTGGCTGGGCGCGCAGTCGGCGCATTGCGTCGACTCGATGAATGTAGTGCGGGAGCATCCTCTGGCGCGTTTACAACCGTTGCTCTGTCGGTTGAATCGCGAACAGGGCAGTGCCAGCGGTCTGCTCGGGTGGCTGCAAGCGGCAGATCCTGTGCATGCCATGCTTGCCCGTCAGCTGTTGAGCGCTCAGGAGGCGCTCGACAGTGCACGGTTGCTGGGCAACGACCGCTTGTTCGAGTGCATGCGCAGCGATATCAGGGCGTTCGATGACGATTTGCTCGGGCGCATGTTGCTGGGGGGCGTGCTGTATCACGATCCTCTGCTGGATGCCCAGCAGCGAAAATACCTGCTCGACAGGATTACCGAGGTCGTCAATCCACAGGACTGGTTCGATGGCTTCCGCCATGGTTTGATCAAGGGTGAGCCGCCGCATCCACCTTCAGCGCCTCTGGAAGAAGAAGGGATCAGCAGTGATGCTTTTGGGCTGGCTGTGGATGCGCTCAAGGGATTGGTGCGTTACGGCAGTGCCGGTGTGCCACGGCAGAAAATGCTGCTGCGCATGCAGCGAGCCAAGGACAATCCCGAGAATGGCCTCGGTCTGCGTTTTGCCTTCAGCGCGCTGTTGTCGTGGAGTGAACGTTTGTTGCAGGCCAAGAGCGACACCCGACCGACGCCGGCTTCAGCGTTCTGGCGTTTGGGCTCGCGGTTGGGTCGAGGCGCATTCATCTGGCAGGTGATTGGCGCTGTGCTGATCACACCTTTGGCGGCGTTGCTCAGTGGTACGCCCGTGGCCGGTATCGTCGTGATGTTGTTGGGCGCAGCGTTTCTGCTCGGCGCGATTTTGCGTCGCTTGCATGACATGGGGCGAGGGATTCCCACCTTGCTGATCATCGCGGTGTTGTCGCCGGTACTGCCTTTCTTGCCGCTGATATTGTTCGGATTTCCCGGTGACACGTTACCCAATCGGTATGGCATGCCACCGGACAGTGTGGGGGACGACACACTGCCCGGCGGTTTGCAGGCCACGCTGCGACGGCTGATTGGTTAG
- a CDS encoding tRNA dihydrouridine synthase: MQIALAPMEGLVDDILRDVLTRVGGIDWCVTEFIRVNDQLLTPAYFHKFGPELLNGARTASGVPLRVQLLGSDPVCLAENAALACELGSEVIDLNFGCPAKTVNKSRGGAVLLKEPELLNQIVEHVRRAVPAHIPVTAKMRLGFDSPDGSLVCATALAEGGAEHIVVHARTKVDGYKPPAHWEWIPRVQDVVKVPVFANGDIWSVEDWRRCREISGVEDIMLGRGLVSRPDLAKQIAAARAGEDVVEMTWDELLPLIQDFWLQAKAQMTARQSPGRLKQWLAMLTRNYPEATELFTVLRRETEPDQVSRLLGLPVVEAA; this comes from the coding sequence ATGCAAATTGCTCTGGCGCCGATGGAAGGGTTGGTCGACGACATCCTGCGCGATGTCCTGACCCGTGTCGGCGGTATTGACTGGTGCGTGACCGAGTTCATCCGCGTCAACGACCAGTTGCTGACCCCGGCCTATTTCCACAAGTTCGGCCCTGAACTGCTCAACGGTGCCCGTACCGCATCCGGCGTACCGCTGCGCGTGCAACTGCTGGGGTCGGATCCGGTGTGCTTGGCGGAAAACGCCGCGCTGGCCTGTGAACTCGGTTCTGAAGTGATCGACCTGAACTTCGGCTGCCCGGCCAAGACCGTCAACAAGTCCCGTGGCGGCGCGGTGCTGCTCAAGGAGCCGGAACTGCTCAACCAGATTGTCGAACACGTCCGTCGTGCCGTGCCCGCACACATTCCTGTCACCGCCAAGATGCGCCTGGGTTTCGACAGCCCTGACGGCTCGCTGGTGTGCGCCACGGCGCTGGCCGAGGGCGGCGCCGAACACATCGTGGTTCACGCCCGGACCAAGGTCGACGGTTACAAGCCGCCAGCGCATTGGGAGTGGATTCCGCGCGTGCAGGACGTGGTCAAGGTGCCGGTGTTCGCCAACGGTGACATCTGGAGCGTTGAAGACTGGCGTCGCTGCCGGGAAATCAGCGGTGTCGAAGACATCATGCTCGGTCGTGGTCTGGTATCGCGCCCGGATCTGGCCAAACAGATTGCTGCCGCCCGTGCCGGCGAGGACGTCGTCGAGATGACCTGGGACGAGTTGCTGCCGCTGATCCAGGACTTCTGGCTGCAAGCCAAAGCGCAAATGACCGCTCGTCAATCACCGGGCCGTTTGAAGCAGTGGCTGGCCATGCTGACCCGTAATTACCCCGAGGCCACCGAGCTGTTTACCGTGCTGCGCCGGGAGACCGAGCCGGATCAAGTCTCGCGTTTACTGGGTTTGCCGGTCGTCGAAGCGGCCTGA
- a CDS encoding acyl-CoA thioesterase: protein MGWDRATPFTIDLQVGAEDIDGLGHANNAVYVSWLERCAWRHSQRLGLDLVEYRRLDRAMAVVRHEIDYLAAAYEGDELQLATWIVDWDQRLKMTRHFQLIRPSDNTTLLRAQTTFVCIELSTGKPKRMPAEFIEGYGPAIRTADMGLTRETQ from the coding sequence ATGGGCTGGGATCGGGCAACGCCGTTTACCATTGATCTGCAAGTAGGCGCCGAGGACATCGACGGGCTGGGGCACGCGAACAACGCGGTGTACGTCTCCTGGCTTGAACGTTGCGCCTGGCGCCACTCGCAGCGGCTGGGCCTGGATCTGGTCGAGTACCGTCGCCTGGATCGGGCGATGGCGGTGGTACGGCACGAAATCGATTATCTGGCCGCCGCCTACGAAGGTGACGAACTGCAATTGGCGACCTGGATCGTCGATTGGGATCAGCGCCTGAAAATGACCCGTCACTTCCAGTTGATCCGCCCCAGCGACAACACCACGCTGCTGCGCGCCCAGACCACGTTTGTCTGCATCGAGCTGTCCACCGGCAAGCCCAAGCGCATGCCCGCCGAGTTCATTGAAGGTTACGGTCCGGCCATCCGGACAGCGGACATGGGTTTAACCCGCGAAACCCAGTAA
- a CDS encoding MDR family MFS transporter, with translation MAGDQLIRPVGEPTRRDWIAVMSVMLGAFMAVLDIQITNSSLKDIQGALSATLEEGSWISTSYLVAEIIMIPLTAWLVQLLSARRLAVWVSLGFLISSLLCSMAWSLDSMIVFRAMQGFTGGALIPLAFTLTLIKLPEHHRAKGMAMFAMTATFAPSIGPTLGGWLTENWGWEYIFYINIPPGLIMIAGLMYGLEKKEAHWELLKSTDYTGILTLGIGLGCLQVFLEEGHRKDWLESSLIVTLGSIALLSLITFVIVQISKPNPLINLGILRNRNFGLSSISSLGMGVGLYGSIYLLPLYLAQIQNYNALQIGEVIMWMGVPQLFLIPLVPKLMKFVSPKWLCTLGFGLFGLASFSSGVLNPDFAGPQFNQIQIIRALGQPLIMVTISLIATAYILPQDAGSASSLFNILRNLGGAIGIALLATLLDARTKTYFDYLREAVVPTNPQVAERLASMTDRFGSDTAALGKLSEIVHQQALIMAYNDAFHFVGIALGISMLAILLTKKLPAGLKAGEAH, from the coding sequence ATGGCCGGTGATCAACTGATCCGCCCGGTCGGCGAACCGACCCGGCGGGACTGGATCGCGGTCATGAGCGTCATGCTCGGCGCGTTCATGGCGGTGCTCGATATCCAGATCACCAACTCGTCGCTCAAGGACATTCAGGGCGCACTGTCGGCGACGCTGGAAGAAGGCTCGTGGATTTCCACCTCCTATCTGGTGGCGGAAATCATCATGATCCCGCTGACCGCGTGGCTGGTGCAGTTGCTTTCGGCGCGGCGGCTGGCGGTGTGGGTATCGCTGGGGTTTCTGATTTCGTCGTTGCTGTGCTCGATGGCCTGGAGCCTCGACAGCATGATCGTGTTCCGCGCCATGCAGGGCTTCACCGGTGGCGCGCTGATTCCGCTGGCCTTCACCCTGACCCTGATCAAACTCCCCGAACACCACCGCGCAAAAGGCATGGCGATGTTCGCCATGACCGCTACCTTCGCCCCGTCCATCGGCCCGACCCTCGGCGGCTGGCTCACGGAGAACTGGGGCTGGGAATACATCTTCTACATCAACATTCCGCCGGGGCTGATCATGATCGCCGGGCTGATGTACGGCCTGGAGAAGAAAGAAGCGCACTGGGAACTGCTCAAAAGCACCGATTACACCGGCATTCTCACGCTGGGCATCGGCCTCGGTTGTTTGCAGGTCTTCCTTGAAGAAGGCCATCGCAAGGACTGGCTGGAATCGAGCCTGATCGTGACGCTGGGCAGCATCGCCCTGCTGAGTCTGATCACCTTCGTGATCGTGCAGATTTCCAAGCCCAACCCGCTGATCAACCTCGGCATCCTGCGCAATCGCAACTTCGGGCTGTCGAGTATTTCCAGCCTGGGCATGGGCGTCGGGCTGTACGGTTCGATCTATCTGCTGCCGCTGTATCTGGCGCAGATCCAGAATTACAACGCCTTGCAGATCGGCGAAGTGATCATGTGGATGGGCGTGCCGCAGCTGTTTCTGATTCCGCTGGTTCCGAAACTGATGAAATTCGTGTCGCCGAAATGGCTGTGCACCTTGGGGTTCGGTCTGTTTGGTCTGGCGAGCTTCTCATCCGGCGTACTTAACCCGGACTTTGCCGGGCCGCAGTTCAATCAGATCCAGATCATCCGCGCCCTCGGCCAGCCGCTGATCATGGTCACCATTTCATTGATCGCCACGGCCTATATCCTGCCGCAGGACGCGGGCTCGGCGTCGAGCCTGTTCAACATCCTGCGCAACCTCGGTGGCGCCATCGGCATCGCCCTGCTCGCCACCCTGCTGGATGCGCGCACCAAAACCTACTTCGATTACTTGCGCGAAGCCGTGGTGCCGACCAATCCCCAGGTGGCCGAACGCCTGGCGTCGATGACCGATCGGTTCGGCAGTGACACGGCGGCTTTGGGCAAGTTGAGCGAGATCGTTCATCAGCAGGCGCTGATCATGGCCTACAACGATGCGTTTCATTTTGTCGGGATTGCGCTGGGGATCAGCATGCTGGCGATCTTGCTGACCAAGAAACTGCCCGCCGGCCTGAAGGCCGGCGAGGCACATTAA
- a CDS encoding alpha/beta fold hydrolase, whose protein sequence is MSTLKWVRGVNGTLGWFAPKLVASKMRLAFMTPRANKPRDWELPLLAKSERITLRFGLSALRWGQGPTVLLMHGWEGRPTQFAALITALVEAGYTVVALDGPAHGRSPGREANVVLFARAMLEAAAELPPLQAVIGHSMGGASAMLAVQLGLRTETLVSIAAPARILGVLRGFARYVGMPPRARSAFIRQVEQDVGMRAATLDVAHYQLDMPGLIVHAEDDTFVSVKESRLIHESWFDSRLLRLESGGHQRVLADPRVIDGVLSLLAGRSLQARQSA, encoded by the coding sequence ATGAGCACGTTGAAGTGGGTTCGCGGCGTTAATGGCACCTTGGGCTGGTTCGCACCGAAACTGGTGGCGAGCAAAATGCGGTTGGCGTTCATGACGCCCCGCGCGAATAAACCGCGGGACTGGGAATTGCCGCTGCTGGCCAAATCCGAACGCATCACCTTGCGCTTCGGTCTTTCGGCCCTGCGTTGGGGGCAAGGCCCGACCGTCTTGCTGATGCACGGCTGGGAAGGGCGGCCTACCCAGTTTGCCGCGTTGATCACGGCGCTGGTCGAAGCGGGCTACACCGTGGTCGCGCTTGATGGCCCGGCCCACGGTCGCTCGCCGGGGCGTGAAGCCAACGTGGTGCTGTTCGCCCGGGCGATGCTCGAAGCCGCCGCCGAATTGCCTCCGTTGCAGGCTGTCATCGGTCACTCCATGGGCGGCGCCAGCGCCATGCTCGCGGTGCAACTGGGGCTGCGCACCGAAACCCTGGTCAGCATTGCCGCGCCGGCCCGAATTCTGGGCGTGTTGCGCGGATTTGCCCGCTACGTCGGCATGCCGCCCAGAGCGCGTTCTGCTTTCATCCGCCAGGTCGAACAGGACGTCGGCATGCGCGCCGCGACCCTCGACGTCGCCCACTATCAATTGGATATGCCGGGGCTGATCGTGCATGCCGAAGACGACACCTTCGTTTCGGTCAAGGAATCCCGATTGATCCACGAATCCTGGTTCGACAGCCGACTGCTGCGTCTGGAATCCGGCGGCCATCAGCGTGTACTGGCCGACCCTCGGGTGATTGATGGCGTGTTATCACTGCTCGCCGGGCGCAGCCTTCAGGCGCGGCAATCGGCGTAG
- a CDS encoding TetR/AcrR family transcriptional regulator translates to MNDKKAQTRERILKAASAALIQRGPAEPSVGEVMGAAGLTVGGFYAHFESKDAMMLEAFKQLLGRRRDLIADMDSELTGEERRALVAAFYLSRKHRDSSDSACPIPASIGELGRLPEAFRIALNEHLELMIAQLASSPEDTDKALADVALMVGGLALARALGPGDLSDRLLRAAKSAVR, encoded by the coding sequence ATGAACGACAAAAAAGCTCAAACCCGCGAACGCATTCTCAAGGCTGCCAGCGCCGCGCTGATCCAGCGTGGCCCGGCCGAGCCGAGCGTGGGTGAAGTGATGGGGGCGGCCGGTCTGACTGTCGGTGGCTTCTATGCGCACTTCGAAAGCAAGGACGCCATGATGCTTGAGGCGTTCAAGCAATTGCTTGGTCGTCGTCGCGACCTGATTGCCGACATGGACAGCGAGCTGACCGGTGAAGAACGCCGCGCTCTGGTGGCGGCGTTCTACCTGTCGCGCAAACATCGTGATTCCAGCGATTCGGCCTGCCCGATCCCGGCGTCTATCGGTGAGCTGGGGCGGCTACCGGAGGCATTTCGCATAGCACTGAACGAACACTTGGAACTGATGATCGCGCAGTTGGCTTCAAGCCCTGAAGACACCGACAAAGCATTGGCCGACGTGGCCCTGATGGTAGGTGGCCTGGCGCTCGCAAGGGCGTTGGGCCCTGGGGATTTATCCGATCGATTGCTGCGCGCTGCCAAGTCGGCGGTGCGTTGA
- the gltX gene encoding glutamate--tRNA ligase codes for MTTVRTRIAPSPTGDPHVGTAYIALFNYCFAKQHGGEFILRIEDTDQLRSTRESEQQIFDALRWLGIDWSEGPDVGGPHGPYRQSERGDIYQKYCQQLVDMGHAFPCFCTAEELDQMRAEQMARGETPRYDGRALLLSKEEVARRLAAGEPHVIRMKVPTEGVCVVPDMLRGDVEIPWDRMDMQVLMKTDGLPTYFLANVVDDHLMGITHVLRGEEWLPSAPKLILLYEYFGWEQPELCYMPLLRNPDKSKLSKRKNPTSVTFYERMGFMPEAMLNYLGRMGWSMPDEREKFSLQEMVDNFDLKRVSLGGPIFDIEKLSWLNGQWLRDLPVEEFAARVQKWAFNSEYMMKIAPHVQGRVETFSQVAPLAGFFFAGGVNPDAKLFESKKLSGDQVRQLMQLILWKLESLRQWEKDSITATIQAVVESLELKLRDAMPLMFAAITGQASSVSVLDAMEILGPDLTRFRLRQAIDLLGGVSKKENKEWEKLLGAIA; via the coding sequence ATGACCACCGTCCGCACTCGCATCGCGCCATCGCCTACCGGGGATCCTCACGTAGGTACCGCTTACATCGCACTGTTCAACTACTGCTTTGCCAAGCAGCACGGCGGTGAGTTCATCCTGCGGATCGAAGACACCGATCAGTTGCGTTCGACCCGCGAGTCCGAACAGCAGATCTTCGACGCCCTGCGCTGGCTGGGTATCGACTGGAGCGAAGGTCCGGACGTCGGCGGCCCGCACGGCCCGTACCGTCAGAGCGAGCGCGGTGACATCTACCAGAAGTACTGCCAGCAACTGGTCGACATGGGCCACGCCTTCCCGTGCTTCTGCACCGCCGAAGAGCTGGATCAGATGCGTGCCGAGCAAATGGCTCGCGGCGAAACCCCGCGTTACGACGGTCGGGCACTGTTGCTGTCCAAGGAAGAGGTCGCGCGTCGCCTGGCTGCCGGCGAACCCCATGTGATCCGCATGAAGGTGCCGACCGAAGGCGTCTGCGTGGTGCCGGACATGCTGCGCGGCGACGTCGAGATCCCGTGGGATCGCATGGACATGCAAGTACTGATGAAAACCGACGGCTTGCCGACGTACTTCCTGGCCAACGTGGTCGACGACCACCTGATGGGCATCACCCACGTCCTGCGTGGTGAAGAATGGCTGCCGTCGGCGCCGAAACTGATCCTGCTCTACGAATACTTCGGCTGGGAACAACCGGAGCTGTGCTACATGCCGCTGCTGCGTAACCCGGACAAGAGCAAGCTGTCCAAGCGCAAGAACCCGACCTCGGTGACGTTCTACGAGCGCATGGGCTTCATGCCTGAAGCGATGCTCAACTACTTGGGACGCATGGGCTGGTCGATGCCGGACGAGCGCGAGAAGTTCTCGCTGCAGGAAATGGTCGACAATTTCGACCTCAAGCGTGTGTCGCTGGGCGGGCCGATCTTCGATATCGAGAAACTGTCGTGGCTCAACGGCCAGTGGCTGCGTGATCTGCCGGTGGAAGAGTTTGCCGCTCGTGTGCAGAAGTGGGCGTTCAACTCCGAATACATGATGAAGATCGCGCCGCATGTTCAGGGCCGCGTCGAAACCTTCAGCCAGGTTGCACCGCTGGCCGGGTTCTTCTTTGCCGGTGGCGTGAATCCGGATGCCAAGCTGTTCGAGTCGAAAAAACTTTCGGGCGATCAGGTTCGTCAACTGATGCAACTGATCCTGTGGAAGCTGGAAAGCCTGCGTCAGTGGGAGAAGGACAGCATCACCGCAACGATTCAGGCGGTGGTCGAATCCCTTGAGCTCAAGCTGCGTGATGCGATGCCGCTGATGTTTGCCGCGATCACAGGGCAGGCGAGTTCGGTGTCGGTGCTCGATGCGATGGAAATCCTCGGGCCGGACCTGACCCGTTTCCGTCTGCGCCAGGCGATTGACCTGCTGGGCGGCGTGTCGAAGAAAGAAAACAAAGAGTGGGAAAAGCTGTTGGGCGCTATCGCCTGA
- a CDS encoding DUF1266 domain-containing protein: MDEMEQRWLYALSAPLVALNPDADYTAPTYCFDLKHVDVEGGWGITTRPQLLDMLRTADNGHATRLNEAYRQWERCLPSEWQALIETLDSRQRAFYELASRTFGECGVGGIRAWDIGRMGFLLRSAVLHGWIDLTESLWLHGRMAARARYYYDSWASYLNAFVIGKAFWHCLGNKDEELAHEYDRQGDYIGTTVVITKLDRDARDLFAQLPWDMPLHLPERPESLGEFDWS, translated from the coding sequence ATGGACGAAATGGAACAGCGCTGGCTGTATGCGCTTTCTGCGCCTTTGGTCGCCCTGAATCCCGATGCCGATTACACCGCACCCACCTATTGTTTCGACCTCAAGCATGTCGATGTCGAAGGTGGGTGGGGCATTACCACTCGCCCGCAGCTGCTGGACATGTTGCGCACGGCTGACAACGGCCACGCCACGCGATTGAACGAAGCCTACCGTCAATGGGAGCGCTGCCTGCCTTCCGAGTGGCAAGCGCTGATCGAAACGCTGGACAGTCGGCAACGGGCGTTTTACGAATTGGCCAGCCGTACGTTCGGAGAGTGTGGCGTCGGTGGCATCCGCGCCTGGGATATCGGGCGCATGGGATTTCTGCTGCGCTCCGCAGTGCTGCACGGCTGGATCGACCTTACCGAAAGCCTCTGGTTACACGGTCGCATGGCGGCGCGTGCGCGGTATTACTACGACAGTTGGGCCAGTTATCTGAACGCTTTTGTCATTGGCAAGGCCTTCTGGCATTGCCTCGGCAACAAGGATGAGGAACTGGCCCACGAGTATGACCGGCAGGGCGACTACATCGGCACGACAGTGGTCATCACGAAGCTGGATCGCGACGCTCGCGACCTATTTGCACAATTGCCTTGGGACATGCCCCTGCATCTGCCGGAACGCCCTGAGTCTCTGGGGGAGTTCGACTGGTCATGA